A window of Anaerohalosphaeraceae bacterium genomic DNA:
CCGGTCAATGGTTTGTGGGTGATCAATAGACCGCTGATGGATAAAGCCAACAGGATTTTTATCGATATTTTCCTTCCGCTTGCCGGTGACAAGGGATCGGAATTGCGAAGCCGATTTGAATCAATGTTGACCAAAAGTATGAAGGCGATGGGAATGCAGGCAGCCTTTTCGTTTGGATACACAGCGGGGACTCCGCCGTTTTCGGTTCGTGAGGCGGTTGAAATTACGGATGCGGCGGCGATGCGGGAAGTGATGCAGGGAGGCAAAGACCTCGCGAATGAGTTTTACAAAATGTTCGGAATTCCGGCTGTCTTTACGATGAAGGAAAAAGCGGCTCAGTACAAAGGCGTGTCAATCGATCAGATTGTGATTCAGTTTGCTGCATCGGAAACCGCTTCCGAGCAGGAGAAAAAGATGCTGGAAGCAATGTACGGCAAGGAGGGGTTGACGTATCCTATTGCCCTTACAAATAAAAATTTGTTTCTGGCGATGGGTTCGCAGGCGCAGGAAACCATCCAAAAACTGATTGATTTGCCGGCGAATGGCCCGGCTCCTGCGGAGATGCAGGCGGCTTTGAAAGCCGTTCCGAATGCTCAAGCGGCGGATGCAGTCGTTTCGGTTAATTTCATCCGGCTGATGAAGGGAATGGGCGGGATGATGCGCTCAATGCAGGCCCTCAATCCGGAGGCCCCGATGCCGCCGTTTTTCGAGAGTATAGAGTCGATTCCGGTCCAGACGCAAAGTGCGATGGCGGTTGGGGTCTGGGCGGACGGCAGGCGCATTCAGACTCATCTGATTCTGCCCAAGCAGCATCTGATGGAAATTATGAGCTGGTCGATGCAGATTCAGCAGCGGATGATGATGCGGCAGTTTCAGCAGAATCAGAATCAGCCAACGACGCAACCTGTACAGCCCGCGGCTCCCGGCGGCGGTCCTTTATGAGAGAATCAGCCGCAGGGTTGTTTCAAGCAGAAACTTGGCCGGAACGCCGGAGAGAGCGGTGTTTTCCAGACGGGTGAGACCTATTGTCGTGCTCAGCAGGAGCAGAGCAGCCGAACGGCGGTCGGGAAGCAGGTTTCCGGCGGACTCAAATGATGAGAGGTTTTTTTCGAGGCCGCCGAGTTGTTCGTTCCAGAACTGATTCAGCCGGTCTGGAATGGGGCTGTGGAAGACGGTCAGTTCATCGGAAAGGCGCAAAACCAGCCGGAAGGCACGGCCTTCTTCACTGCCGGTGTCGAGGATGCGGTTCGTCCAGTGTTCGAATGCTTCATACGGATTGGTTTCTGCAAAAGATAAAAACATTCGGTGGGTGCATTCGAGGGCCTGTTCAAGCAGAACCGAACAAATCTCCTCTTTGCTTTTGAAATAGTGATAGAAGGCCCCTTTGGTAATCCCTGCTGCATTCAGAATATCGTTGAGAGATGTGGCGCAGTAGCCGTGCCGGCTGAAAAGATTGCCCGCGGCGTTCAGAATACTCAGGCGGGTTTGGACGGGATTTCTGGACATGACGAAAAAGGGGCCTGTCCGTATGTCATGGAATCGTACGACTCACTTTTATTTTTCAACTGGAAAGCCAGAAAGAGCACAATCAAAAACAGGACAGCGCTGAGTGCAATTAAGGCCACAACAGCTACCTTGTATTTGGCGAGGAGTGCATCGTTATAGACTTTTTGGGTTTCATCCCGGTGGTTGACCTCGACGCCGTCTTCGAGTTTTTCCAGGGCCTCCATGTTGAACCGCTGGCGGGCGATGACGGGGGGGTTGCCGTCGCGAACGGCCTGGAGGTCAATAAGCAGCTCCTCCATATTTTTGTAGCGATCCTCTTTGTTTTTGGCCATCATCACTTCAATTACTTCGGAGATGCCGGCTGACAGGGATGTGTTGATATGGTCCGGCGGGACAAGGGGTTCTTTCAGATGTTTTCGCATTACTTCCGAAGGACTGGAGGCGTCAAAGGGTACACGGCCGGTGACCATATGATAGAGCGTAGCCCCTAAGGCATAGATATCCGCCCGACCGTCGATATCCAGCTCGCCGCGAATCTGCTCAGGGGCAATATAATAGGGGGTTCCGAAGGCCTTGCCCTGTTCGTGTTTGGCGGCCTTGATGTCGGAGGCCTCGCGTGCCAGACCCATATCCGCCAGTTTCACGATGCCTTCCTTGTTAATCATAATATTCTTGGGTTTGACATCGCGGTGGATAAGCCCCTGGGCGTGGGCATGGGCTAAGGCGTTGGCCAGCTGAATGATAATATCGAGGGCCTCTTTTTCGCTGAAAATCTTTCCTTTGGACAGGTCGTCGTAGAGGGTTTTGCCCTCCACATATTCCATCACAAAATAGTACAGACCGCCGACTTCTCCTACGTCGATGGCCTGAACGATGTTGTTGTGGTTCAGTTTGGCAGCAATCCGGCCCTCTTTATAGAATCGCTCGACATAGTCGCTTTTCTGGACAAATTTTTTCGGCAATACCTTGATGGCAACGGTTCGGTCTAAGGAAAGCTGCTTGGCCTTATACACAACAGCCATCGCCCCGGAGCCGAGTTTGCCCAGTACCCGATACCCCGGAATTTGGGTGGAGACATCCCGACTTTCCCGGATGGAACCCTTCAGGCGAGCGGCCTGGGAGGGGGTTAAGACCTGTTTTTCGACCATAAGCCGCTCCAAGGTAACCGGATTGCTGCCGGCGGCGCGAGCCTGCAGCTCCTTTTTACACTCTTTTAATTCCTCTTCTGTGCAGAGCTTCTGCTCGACCGCCATGCGTCCGAAAAGCGTATCAAAACTGGTTGCTTC
This region includes:
- a CDS encoding TetR/AcrR family transcriptional regulator; its protein translation is MSRNPVQTRLSILNAAGNLFSRHGYCATSLNDILNAAGITKGAFYHYFKSKEEICSVLLEQALECTHRMFLSFAETNPYEAFEHWTNRILDTGSEEGRAFRLVLRLSDELTVFHSPIPDRLNQFWNEQLGGLEKNLSSFESAGNLLPDRRSAALLLLSTTIGLTRLENTALSGVPAKFLLETTLRLILS
- a CDS encoding serine/threonine-protein kinase, giving the protein MADNEATSFDTLFGRMAVEQKLCTEEELKECKKELQARAAGSNPVTLERLMVEKQVLTPSQAARLKGSIRESRDVSTQIPGYRVLGKLGSGAMAVVYKAKQLSLDRTVAIKVLPKKFVQKSDYVERFYKEGRIAAKLNHNNIVQAIDVGEVGGLYYFVMEYVEGKTLYDDLSKGKIFSEKEALDIIIQLANALAHAHAQGLIHRDVKPKNIMINKEGIVKLADMGLAREASDIKAAKHEQGKAFGTPYYIAPEQIRGELDIDGRADIYALGATLYHMVTGRVPFDASSPSEVMRKHLKEPLVPPDHINTSLSAGISEVIEVMMAKNKEDRYKNMEELLIDLQAVRDGNPPVIARQRFNMEALEKLEDGVEVNHRDETQKVYNDALLAKYKVAVVALIALSAVLFLIVLFLAFQLKNKSESYDSMTYGQAPFSSCPEIPSKPA